The Entomobacter blattae nucleotide sequence GCGTGCAAAAATTGCATAAGTTCCATAAACCATGGCAAATCCTGCGACGATACTCTTTTTTCAAACAAGGTAAGAATATAGCGAGCCCGAGTGGTTTGAACAAAAAAATTGGAATTTTCTACCCCTTCACTAATTCCTGAAAAGGTCAACAATTCACCCACATCAAAAAGCAGAAGAAATGCCCTGAGTTTTTCTTCTGCCAAATTGGTATAAACAGCCATAACACCCTTTTTACACTACTACCCTAACGGAAAGGGAAGACGGAACGTGACATGCTCTTCCTTAACGCTCCGTTCTTCTATCTGCAATTCATACCGATGGGAAAGAGCTTGCACCATTTCCTGAACCAGACTTTCAGGAGCAGAAGCTCCAGCCGTAATCCCGAGAGCTTCAACCCCTTCCAGCACAGACCAATCAAGATCATCCAAACGAGGGAGAAGAATAGCCCGAGGGGCACCAGAACGTTCAGCTACCTCGCGCAACCTTTGAGAGTTGGAAGAGTTGGGCGAACCTATAACAATCATTAAATCGCAAGAAGATGCAATTTGCTTAACGGCCTCCTGACGGTTGGTCGTCGCATAGCAAATATCCTCACGCCGCGGCCCCTCAATGTTGGGAAAACGTTCCCGCAGGATTTTTACAATTTCTGCTGTATCATCAACTGAAAGGGTTGTTTGGGTAATGAAAGCCAACCGATCTTGGTTTTCTGGCTGAACAGTTCGAGCTTCTTCGGCATCATTAATAAGTGTAACAGCCCCTGGCGGAAGCTGCCCCATAGTGCCTACAACTTCAGGGTGACCAGCGTGGCCTATCATCAGGATATGGCGGCTTTCTTCAGGATCACCATTGGCGTAGTGACGTTCTGCCTCACGATGCACCTTTGAAACCAAGGGGCAGGTAGCATCTAGATAAAGGAGGTTCCGTCTTTGGGCCTCCACTGGAACACTTTTGGGCACTCCATGAGCAGAAAAAACAACATGGGCATCTTCTGGAACCTCATCAAGTTCTTCTACAAAGATGGCCCCTTTCTTTTCAAGCATTTCCACCACAGTCCTGTTATGAACAATCTCATGGCGGACATAGACTGGAGCACCATAGCGCCGTATGGCTTCTTCTACTACCCGAATGGCACGATCCACTCCCGCACAAAAGCCCCTTGGGCCAGCCAGAAGGACTTTCAGTCGTGGTAACGTACCTGCTGTTTTTGAAGAAGAAGATGGATTTTTAGATTTTGTCTGGGGCAACACCGTTTGGGACATTACAGCCTTCTGTTCAAAATGGGGAGAAAGAACACTAAACCACACTTTATTCACTCATATAGCTATACTGAAAATATATGGGGGATACTATAAGTTTTTACCAGTATTAATTTTTTTACGTTCTGGCCTTACACAAGAGCGTGGTATTCTCGCTACAGGCTCATGAGAAATTGTTCATGATTACTGTTTTTTATAGATTATTCTATGATAACGCCACAATGATAACGCCACCAAGGAGTGTTTCAGTCATCTACACGGACGAAACCGCCCTGCGTTAAAACTGCCAAATACTCTTACAAGACCTATAATGTGGAACCAGAATATGTTTTTTCCCTTCCTGTTTTCCTCGAAAGCCAAACCTTTCTCACCCTTCCTTATCACCCTTCTAGCAGGTGGTTCTCTGATACTGGGAGGGTGTTCCTCTGGCAGTTCAAAAAGCTTTGCCCCCCAATGCCCTCATGTAGAAGTATTAAAAAACGCAGCAGACTATTATAACCACCAATCAGGCAGTTCAGATCTCTCCAATCTGATCACCAGAGCTAATATTGCCTCTCTCCATGGAGATTGTGGCTATGCCAATGAAGAAAAAACAGCGATTGCGACCCGCCTCTCCCTAAAAATGACCATCCAGCAGGGCCCTGCTGCCAAGAGTAGAACAATCAATATTCCTTATTTTGTTGCGGTCCTCCATAATGGCTCAATCCAAAATAAATATGAATACTCACAGGAAATAACCTTCCCCGAAAATATTTCGCAAATTTCAGCATCCACAAAGCTTGTAAAGATTTCCCTGCCGATTTCCGATACACTGAATGTAGAAGGTTACCAAATAGAGGTTGGCTTTCAACTCACTGAAGAACAACTGAACTATAATATGACCCACATTCTCCCTCCCACTTTCAAACCTTTCCAATAATTTTTCCTATGAGCCGCTTTCCCTTTTGCCGACTGGGCAATAAATGTATTTTTTCCTTCTCCCAGCATCGTTTTTTTACCCTCAGCAGACTATTTTTTATTCTTTTATACCTTGCTTTTCCGGCCCAGGCTCAAGACC carries:
- the ispH gene encoding 4-hydroxy-3-methylbut-2-enyl diphosphate reductase, translated to MSQTVLPQTKSKNPSSSSKTAGTLPRLKVLLAGPRGFCAGVDRAIRVVEEAIRRYGAPVYVRHEIVHNRTVVEMLEKKGAIFVEELDEVPEDAHVVFSAHGVPKSVPVEAQRRNLLYLDATCPLVSKVHREAERHYANGDPEESRHILMIGHAGHPEVVGTMGQLPPGAVTLINDAEEARTVQPENQDRLAFITQTTLSVDDTAEIVKILRERFPNIEGPRREDICYATTNRQEAVKQIASSCDLMIVIGSPNSSNSQRLREVAERSGAPRAILLPRLDDLDWSVLEGVEALGITAGASAPESLVQEMVQALSHRYELQIEERSVKEEHVTFRLPFPLG